From Solidesulfovibrio carbinoliphilus subsp. oakridgensis, the proteins below share one genomic window:
- a CDS encoding flagellar biosynthesis protein FlhF → MRVKTFRGESMAAVLSQVRQELGSEAVILGNQTVREEGKCLCEVMAALEQPNPAPTRKASGNGKARAGVPAESQAGPATSATPASGGDWNREWGEIKGHLLALLRPRMDFGTLSPRQRLALEFLEREGVDEASVLALYRSIVERGEDTVIPALSRLLRVKPLTTRDWPETAHMFIGPSGVGKTTNLLRLALTARRQEPARRVVVVNADGGRGKGRLLLRHYAELSGLAYAEADGPEDFRRIFDEAAGGDAVFVDTPSVRGDGAMEGWCREMGISGRKGLCAHLALSPLYAAPQAAQFLRVYRCEPLASLVWTKLDEACNYGSLVNMAHASSLPVSALAYGPELTQGMTPASGKAVWKLLFKHQLPGDYPDAEAGV, encoded by the coding sequence ATGCGGGTTAAGACCTTCCGGGGCGAGAGCATGGCCGCCGTCCTGTCCCAGGTCCGCCAGGAGCTCGGGAGCGAGGCCGTCATTCTCGGCAACCAAACCGTACGCGAGGAGGGGAAGTGCCTGTGCGAGGTCATGGCCGCCCTGGAGCAGCCGAACCCCGCTCCGACCCGCAAGGCCTCGGGCAACGGCAAGGCCAGGGCCGGCGTCCCGGCCGAGAGCCAGGCCGGGCCGGCCACCTCGGCAACTCCGGCCTCGGGCGGGGACTGGAACAGGGAATGGGGCGAGATCAAGGGGCACTTGCTGGCGCTTTTGCGGCCGCGCATGGATTTCGGCACCCTCTCGCCCCGGCAGCGACTGGCCCTGGAATTCCTCGAACGCGAAGGAGTGGACGAGGCCTCGGTCCTGGCCCTCTACCGTTCCATTGTCGAACGCGGCGAGGACACGGTCATTCCGGCCCTGTCCCGCCTCCTTCGCGTCAAACCTCTGACGACCAGGGACTGGCCCGAGACGGCCCATATGTTCATCGGCCCAAGCGGGGTGGGCAAGACCACCAACCTCCTGCGCCTGGCCTTGACGGCCCGGCGGCAGGAGCCTGCCCGGCGGGTGGTGGTGGTCAACGCCGACGGCGGCCGGGGCAAGGGGCGGCTCCTTTTGCGCCACTATGCCGAACTTTCCGGCCTCGCCTACGCCGAGGCCGACGGGCCGGAAGACTTTCGCCGGATTTTTGACGAGGCGGCCGGAGGCGACGCCGTATTCGTGGACACGCCGAGCGTCCGTGGCGACGGGGCCATGGAAGGCTGGTGCCGGGAGATGGGGATTTCCGGCCGCAAGGGCCTTTGCGCCCACCTCGCCCTGTCACCCCTCTACGCCGCGCCCCAGGCCGCCCAGTTCCTGCGCGTCTACCGTTGCGAGCCGCTCGCGAGCCTTGTCTGGACGAAGCTCGATGAAGCCTGTAATTATGGAAGTCTTGTCAACATGGCGCATGCTTCGTCGCTGCCGGTCTCGGCCCTGGCCTACGGACCGGAACTGACCCAGGGCATGACGCCGGCCTCGGGCAAGGCTGTGTGGAAACTGCTTTTCAAACACCAGTTGCCCGGCGACTATCCCGATGCCGAAGCCGGCGTCTAA
- a CDS encoding chemotaxis response regulator CheY, protein MAANKEMRILVVDDFSTMRRIIKNILRQLGFNNIIEADDGSSAWETLNKDKIDFIISDWNMPKMPGIELLRKVRSSEEFAELPFLMVTAEAQQENIIEAVQAKVSNYIVKPFTAETLGQKIDKIFDK, encoded by the coding sequence ATGGCCGCCAATAAGGAAATGCGCATCCTGGTCGTTGACGATTTTTCCACGATGCGCAGAATCATAAAAAATATTCTCAGACAACTGGGCTTTAATAACATCATCGAAGCCGACGACGGTAGCAGCGCCTGGGAAACCCTCAATAAAGACAAGATCGACTTTATCATCTCCGATTGGAACATGCCGAAGATGCCTGGCATCGAACTCCTGCGCAAGGTCCGCTCCAGCGAAGAGTTCGCCGAGTTGCCGTTTCTCATGGTCACGGCCGAAGCACAGCAGGAAAACATCATCGAGGCCGTCCAGGCCAAGGTATCCAACTACATCGTCAAGCCCTTTACCGCGGAAACGTTGGGCCAGAAGATCGACAAGATTTTCGACAAATAG
- a CDS encoding DUF488 family protein, whose amino-acid sequence MQREPLSRPPIYTIGHGHLERAAFLSLLACHGVNLLIDVRSHPVSRYMPHFSKDALEKSLRAWGVGYQFLGRDLGGRGSGIENAVSFARGVERVMDAWRQAYRLALLCAEEDPRRCHRAGRIAPALLTRGARVVHIRADGRLEPHTPAWPDFPMTCLLAGDPQ is encoded by the coding sequence ATGCAGCGCGAGCCCCTTTCCCGCCCGCCCATCTACACCATCGGCCACGGCCATCTGGAGCGGGCCGCGTTTCTAAGCCTACTCGCCTGCCACGGCGTCAACCTGTTGATCGACGTCCGTTCCCATCCCGTCTCCCGCTATATGCCGCACTTCTCCAAAGACGCATTGGAGAAGTCCCTGCGTGCCTGGGGCGTGGGCTACCAGTTCCTCGGCCGCGATCTCGGCGGCCGGGGCTCGGGCATCGAGAACGCCGTATCCTTTGCCCGGGGCGTGGAACGGGTGATGGACGCCTGGCGGCAGGCCTATCGGCTGGCCTTGCTCTGCGCCGAGGAAGACCCCCGGCGGTGCCACCGGGCCGGCCGCATCGCCCCGGCCCTCCTCACCCGGGGGGCCCGGGTGGTCCACATCCGGGCCGACGGCCGACTCGAACCCCACACCCCGGCCTGGCCCGACTTCCCTATGACCTGCCTCCTGGCCGGAGACCCGCAGTGA
- the flhB gene encoding flagellar type III secretion system protein FlhB, whose product MARDPSKTEKATQKRRDKAREKGSVPRSQELPKLTVLLAGLFTLRLLIDDLGDALREVFTTFLGQRLAFEATPDGVNALMWLLSQKLAVMLLPLLLVMAVVGYVTQRWQVGEVWYSRLFNPDFSNLFNPVAAIQKLLINPKTLVQLGKQVAMAAAIGLAPYLILKNKFDEFFPLFYQTTENFAAFLLGNGFILVLYTLVPMVIIAVLDVWYTRWDYEENLKMTKDEIKDETKQAIGDPAIKQQQKRKMMEVMQRRMLQDVPKADVVITNPTHFACALRYNPKESPAPLLLAKGADHLAEKIKEIAREHRIPIRENKPLAQALYKNVEIGQTIPEDLYQAVASILAQLDKFKRPGRPR is encoded by the coding sequence ATGGCCAGAGATCCAAGCAAGACAGAAAAAGCCACCCAAAAACGGCGGGACAAGGCCCGGGAAAAAGGATCTGTCCCCCGCAGCCAGGAACTGCCCAAGCTGACCGTGCTCCTGGCCGGCCTTTTCACCCTGCGCCTCCTTATCGACGACCTTGGTGACGCCCTGCGCGAGGTCTTCACCACCTTCCTCGGCCAACGCCTGGCCTTCGAAGCCACCCCGGACGGAGTCAACGCCCTGATGTGGCTTTTGTCCCAGAAGCTGGCCGTCATGCTCCTGCCGCTGCTGCTCGTCATGGCCGTGGTCGGCTACGTCACCCAGCGGTGGCAGGTCGGGGAGGTATGGTACTCAAGGCTCTTCAACCCGGATTTCAGCAACCTTTTCAATCCCGTGGCCGCCATCCAGAAGCTTCTGATCAATCCGAAGACCCTGGTGCAGCTCGGCAAGCAGGTGGCCATGGCCGCGGCCATCGGCCTGGCCCCCTACCTCATCCTCAAAAACAAGTTCGACGAGTTTTTTCCGCTTTTCTACCAGACCACCGAAAACTTCGCTGCCTTTCTCCTCGGAAACGGCTTCATCCTCGTCCTTTACACCCTGGTCCCCATGGTGATCATCGCCGTGCTCGACGTCTGGTACACGCGGTGGGACTACGAAGAGAACCTCAAGATGACCAAGGACGAGATCAAGGACGAAACCAAGCAGGCCATCGGCGACCCGGCCATCAAGCAGCAACAAAAGCGCAAGATGATGGAGGTCATGCAGCGGCGCATGCTCCAGGACGTACCCAAGGCCGACGTGGTCATCACCAACCCCACCCACTTCGCCTGCGCCCTGCGCTACAATCCCAAGGAGTCCCCGGCCCCCCTGCTCCTGGCCAAGGGCGCGGACCATCTGGCCGAAAAAATCAAGGAGATCGCCCGGGAACACCGCATTCCCATCCGCGAGAACAAGCCCCTGGCACAGGCCTTGTATAAGAACGTGGAAATAGGCCAGACCATTCCCGAGGACCTCTACCAGGCGGTGGCCTCGATCCTGGCCCAACTCGACAAGTTCAAGCGTCCCGGCCGGCCCCGCTAG
- a CDS encoding MinD/ParA family protein — MPTSTLAAPRRPRHGAAIPQVLSVTSGKGGVGKTNLSVNLAYSLSRMGRRVVLLDADLGLANVDILLGLTPTMNLFHLFHEGVDLRQVLMETPYGFSILPASSGVSDMLALSTGQKLDLLEAMDYLEGQIDYLIVDTGAGINDNVIYFNLAARERLLVLTTEPTSLTDAYALVKVMHVHHDVHRFRVVVNMAPSLKAAKAVYEKLSTACDHFLSGISLDFTGIVPVDPAVKNAVIRQKPFCHLTPDAPASKKLMELAQTIDSWDVDAKLDGNIKFFWKKLLFQEQPLA, encoded by the coding sequence ATGCCAACCAGCACACTCGCCGCGCCCCGCCGCCCCCGCCACGGCGCGGCCATCCCCCAAGTCCTTTCCGTCACCTCGGGCAAGGGCGGGGTCGGCAAGACCAACCTTTCGGTCAACCTAGCCTACAGCCTGTCCCGGATGGGACGCAGGGTGGTGCTCCTCGACGCCGACCTGGGGCTCGCCAACGTGGACATCCTGCTTGGCCTGACCCCGACCATGAACCTCTTCCACCTCTTTCACGAAGGCGTGGACCTGAGGCAGGTGCTCATGGAAACGCCCTATGGCTTTTCCATCCTGCCGGCCTCCTCGGGGGTGAGCGACATGCTGGCCCTGTCCACGGGGCAAAAGCTCGACCTGCTCGAGGCCATGGATTACCTGGAAGGCCAAATCGACTATTTGATAGTGGACACAGGGGCCGGAATCAATGATAATGTCATTTATTTCAATCTGGCCGCACGGGAACGGCTGCTGGTCCTGACCACGGAGCCCACTTCCCTGACCGACGCCTATGCGCTCGTGAAGGTCATGCACGTGCACCACGACGTGCACCGGTTCCGGGTCGTGGTGAACATGGCCCCGAGCCTCAAGGCGGCCAAGGCGGTATATGAAAAGCTCTCCACGGCCTGCGACCATTTTCTCTCCGGCATCTCCCTGGATTTCACGGGGATCGTGCCGGTCGATCCGGCCGTGAAAAACGCGGTGATCCGGCAAAAGCCGTTTTGCCACCTGACGCCCGACGCTCCGGCCAGCAAAAAACTTATGGAACTGGCCCAAACGATCGATTCCTGGGACGTGGACGCCAAGCTCGATGGAAACATCAAATTCTTCTGGAAAAAGCTCCTCTTCCAGGAACAACCCCTGGCTTAG
- the flhA gene encoding flagellar biosynthesis protein FlhA produces the protein MAKTAEPIKFNYAQFARQGDIMLAVGVVVILFVMLVPIPPIFIDLLLTFSISISLVILVTSMFMGSPLEFSIYPSLLLVTTLLRLSMNVASTRLILLHGDEGPSAAGHVIQAFGQFVVGGNYIVGCVIFLVLFAINKKVIVAGTTRIAEVAARFTLDAMPGKQMAIEADLNAGLINEKQATDRREVIRKEADFYGAMDGAGKFVSGDVSATIIITAINICGGFLIGVMQKGMNWKDAAQTYTLLTIGDGLVSIIPSIIISTSAGLIVSRAAAEAKMGEEFLAQLTFHPRALRLVSAMLLLFAIVPGLPTLPFLAMSALLFLVARLSGRQQEMLSAEADQKEKKPAPELETPEEVQSLLPLDALELEVGYGLIPLVDEEQNGNLLSRIRSIRRQFALDMGVVIPSLHLRDNLQLRPGQYVVLIKGNEVASAEILIDHYLAMDPGDAKHRIQGVETREPAFNLPALWVPELHKEEAILAGYTVVDPATVIATHLTEVFKRHLHEFLGRQEVQVLLDNLAKRAPKAVEDLVPGTMNLGGVQKVLQNLVKEGVSIRDILTVVETMADYGASVKDPDQLTEYVRSRMGRTIVKPYLTAEGSLPILNLTPKVEGAIQESVRQTDHGAYLAMEPGLAQRIIQAIQRALDKALLSEGQPVLLTSPLVRPHLAQLLSRFIPNLPVISQAEIPAEIKLQSVANIGLSNAG, from the coding sequence ATGGCGAAGACCGCTGAACCGATCAAATTCAACTACGCCCAGTTCGCTCGCCAGGGCGACATCATGCTGGCGGTCGGCGTGGTGGTCATTCTCTTCGTCATGCTGGTGCCGATTCCTCCGATCTTTATCGACCTCCTGCTGACCTTCTCCATTTCGATCAGCCTGGTCATCCTGGTGACCAGCATGTTCATGGGCTCGCCGCTCGAATTTTCCATCTATCCCTCCCTGCTCCTGGTCACCACCCTCCTGCGGCTGTCCATGAACGTGGCCTCGACAAGGCTGATCCTGCTGCACGGCGACGAAGGCCCGTCCGCGGCCGGACACGTCATCCAGGCCTTCGGCCAGTTCGTGGTCGGCGGCAACTACATCGTCGGCTGCGTCATCTTCCTGGTCCTTTTCGCCATCAACAAGAAGGTCATCGTGGCCGGCACCACCCGAATCGCCGAGGTGGCCGCCCGCTTCACCCTCGACGCCATGCCCGGCAAGCAGATGGCCATCGAGGCCGACCTCAACGCCGGACTCATCAACGAAAAGCAGGCCACCGACCGGCGCGAAGTCATCCGCAAGGAGGCCGACTTCTACGGCGCCATGGACGGCGCGGGCAAGTTCGTCTCCGGAGACGTCTCCGCCACCATCATCATCACGGCCATCAACATCTGCGGCGGCTTCCTGATCGGGGTCATGCAAAAGGGCATGAACTGGAAGGACGCGGCCCAGACCTACACGCTTTTGACCATCGGCGACGGCCTGGTGTCCATCATCCCCTCGATCATCATCTCCACCTCCGCCGGCCTCATCGTGTCCCGGGCCGCGGCCGAGGCCAAGATGGGCGAGGAATTCCTGGCCCAGCTCACCTTCCACCCCCGGGCCCTGCGGCTGGTGTCGGCCATGCTGCTCCTGTTCGCCATCGTCCCGGGCCTGCCGACCCTTCCCTTCCTGGCCATGTCGGCTCTGCTCTTCCTGGTGGCCCGGCTCTCGGGCAGGCAGCAGGAGATGCTCTCGGCCGAGGCCGATCAGAAGGAGAAAAAGCCGGCGCCGGAACTCGAAACCCCGGAAGAGGTCCAGTCGCTGCTGCCGCTGGACGCCCTGGAGCTCGAAGTCGGCTACGGGCTCATCCCGCTTGTCGACGAGGAGCAAAACGGCAACCTCCTTTCGCGCATCCGCTCCATCCGCCGCCAGTTCGCCCTCGATATGGGCGTGGTCATTCCGTCGCTGCACCTGCGCGACAACCTGCAACTGCGCCCCGGCCAGTACGTGGTGCTCATCAAAGGCAACGAGGTGGCCTCGGCCGAGATCCTCATCGACCACTATCTGGCCATGGACCCGGGCGACGCCAAGCACCGCATCCAGGGCGTGGAAACCCGCGAGCCGGCGTTTAACCTGCCGGCCCTGTGGGTGCCCGAGCTCCACAAGGAAGAGGCCATCCTGGCCGGCTACACCGTCGTCGATCCGGCAACGGTCATCGCCACCCACCTGACCGAGGTCTTCAAGCGCCACTTGCACGAATTCCTCGGCCGCCAGGAAGTTCAAGTCCTGCTCGACAACCTGGCCAAGCGCGCGCCCAAGGCCGTGGAAGACCTGGTGCCCGGCACCATGAACCTCGGCGGCGTGCAGAAGGTGCTCCAGAATCTGGTCAAGGAAGGCGTCTCCATCCGCGACATCCTGACCGTGGTCGAGACCATGGCCGACTACGGCGCCTCCGTGAAGGACCCGGACCAGTTGACGGAATACGTCCGGTCCCGCATGGGCCGCACCATTGTGAAGCCCTACCTCACGGCCGAGGGGTCGCTGCCGATTTTAAACCTCACGCCCAAGGTCGAGGGGGCCATCCAGGAAAGCGTGCGCCAGACCGACCACGGGGCCTACCTGGCCATGGAGCCGGGCCTGGCCCAGCGGATCATCCAGGCCATCCAGCGGGCCCTGGACAAGGCGCTTCTTTCCGAGGGACAGCCGGTCCTTCTGACCTCGCCCCTGGTCCGGCCCCACCTGGCCCAGCTCCTGTCACGGTTCATCCCCAACCTGCCGGTCATCTCCCAGGCCGAGATCCCGGCCGAGATCAAGCTCCAATCCGTGGCCAACATAGGACTGTCCAATGCGGGTTAA
- a CDS encoding flagellar basal body-associated FliL family protein codes for MVADDGFDSQIKAKLDDSELSDDLPKALQKVDLDLDDAPFLEDEAEEPAPSAVVEESTPFPATDEEAKPSRKKLFVLVGAVLFLLLAGAAAFFLLKKTPPAPPPVVEEAPPPVEAPAPVVPTPPPPEPPAVQPEIIMAMDPFLIELADPKGRTRFLTIRFTAVTREPAVELEFKRNLIVVRDAVYYYLKNKNLEFLTDKNNADALKKDVLSVINQFIGAQPLDNLLIEDYLVK; via the coding sequence ATGGTTGCGGACGACGGTTTCGATTCCCAGATCAAGGCCAAGCTTGACGACAGCGAACTGTCCGACGACCTGCCAAAGGCCCTCCAAAAGGTCGATCTCGACCTAGATGACGCCCCGTTCCTCGAAGACGAGGCCGAGGAACCCGCCCCGTCCGCCGTGGTCGAGGAATCGACCCCTTTCCCGGCAACGGATGAAGAGGCCAAGCCTTCCCGAAAAAAGCTCTTCGTCCTGGTCGGCGCAGTCCTTTTCCTGCTCCTCGCCGGGGCGGCCGCGTTTTTTCTCCTGAAAAAAACCCCACCCGCGCCCCCCCCCGTGGTCGAGGAAGCGCCCCCGCCCGTCGAGGCCCCTGCCCCGGTGGTCCCCACGCCCCCGCCCCCCGAGCCGCCGGCGGTCCAGCCGGAAATCATCATGGCCATGGACCCGTTTTTGATCGAATTGGCCGATCCGAAAGGCCGCACCCGCTTCCTGACCATCCGCTTCACGGCCGTGACCCGGGAACCGGCTGTGGAACTCGAATTCAAGCGGAATCTCATTGTCGTTCGCGATGCCGTGTATTATTATCTGAAAAACAAGAACCTGGAGTTCCTGACCGACAAGAACAACGCCGATGCCCTCAAAAAAGACGTCCTGTCGGTCATAAACCAGTTTATCGGGGCACAACCGCTGGATAACCTGCTTATCGAGGATTACCTGGTGAAGTAG
- the fliR gene encoding flagellar biosynthetic protein FliR, whose protein sequence is MDLFHFDPNLVFSFLLTLMRISVVLFLLPFFGANLLPNPVKGALCLLLTLAVFPMLSFPAALMPANPWTLALMFLGEVIMGLLLDILVMFLFSAVQCAGAIMGFSMGFSLMNSIDPMTGASESGLGHLMNQVTTMLFLCLNGHLFLLDCMAQSFTLVPPGGLFLSPALGEHLIAFSGQIFVMALKIAAPIMASIFMVDLALALVARAAPQMNVLFIGFPLKISVGFLFMTLVFGALAVYVGQYIAELGPMYRLVLKASG, encoded by the coding sequence ATGGACCTGTTCCACTTCGATCCGAACCTCGTGTTCAGCTTCCTGCTGACACTCATGCGCATCAGCGTCGTCCTTTTCCTCTTGCCGTTTTTCGGGGCCAATCTGCTGCCGAACCCGGTCAAGGGCGCCTTGTGCCTGTTGTTGACCCTGGCCGTCTTTCCCATGCTGTCCTTTCCGGCGGCCCTCATGCCGGCCAACCCCTGGACCCTGGCCCTGATGTTCCTCGGCGAGGTGATCATGGGCCTTTTGCTCGACATCCTGGTCATGTTCCTCTTTTCCGCGGTCCAGTGCGCCGGGGCCATCATGGGATTTTCCATGGGCTTTTCGCTCATGAACAGCATCGATCCCATGACCGGCGCCTCGGAGTCGGGCCTTGGCCACCTGATGAACCAGGTCACCACCATGCTGTTTCTGTGCCTAAACGGCCACCTGTTCCTGCTCGACTGCATGGCCCAAAGCTTCACCCTGGTCCCGCCGGGCGGGCTTTTCCTCAGCCCGGCCCTGGGCGAGCACCTCATTGCCTTTTCCGGACAGATCTTTGTCATGGCCCTCAAGATCGCCGCCCCGATTATGGCCTCCATCTTCATGGTGGACCTGGCCCTGGCCCTGGTGGCCCGGGCCGCGCCCCAGATGAACGTGCTCTTCATCGGCTTTCCCCTCAAGATCAGCGTGGGTTTTCTCTTCATGACCCTGGTGTTCGGCGCCCTCGCCGTCTACGTCGGCCAGTACATCGCCGAACTCGGGCCGATGTACCGGCTGGTGCTCAAGGCTTCCGGCTAG
- a CDS encoding DNA-3-methyladenine glycosylase I, giving the protein MPEADAKIRCPWCGDHPLYVRYHDEEWGTPLHDDRALFELLILEGAQAGLSWLTVLTRREGYREAYEGFDPVRVAAFDAARMAALAGDARIIRNRAKIAASVKNAQAFLAVNEAFGSFDAYLWRFVDGRPVVGNWDDLSRVPATTPLSEQVSRDLKARGFGFVGSTIVYAFLQAAGLVNDHLTGCFRYRELTGAA; this is encoded by the coding sequence ATGCCCGAGGCTGACGCCAAAATCCGCTGCCCCTGGTGCGGCGACCATCCGCTCTACGTCCGCTACCACGACGAGGAGTGGGGGACGCCGCTCCACGACGACCGGGCCCTTTTCGAGCTCCTCATCCTCGAAGGGGCGCAAGCCGGCCTGTCCTGGCTGACGGTGCTCACCCGCCGGGAGGGCTACCGGGAGGCCTACGAAGGCTTCGACCCGGTCCGGGTGGCCGCCTTTGACGCCGCCAGGATGGCCGCCCTGGCCGGCGATGCCCGGATCATCCGCAACCGGGCCAAGATCGCGGCCTCGGTCAAAAACGCCCAGGCCTTTCTGGCCGTCAACGAGGCCTTTGGCTCCTTCGACGCCTACCTGTGGCGTTTCGTGGACGGCCGGCCGGTGGTCGGCAACTGGGACGACCTGAGCCGGGTTCCGGCCACGACACCCCTGTCCGAGCAGGTCAGCCGGGACCTCAAGGCCCGCGGCTTCGGATTCGTCGGATCGACCATCGTCTACGCCTTTTTGCAGGCGGCCGGCCTGGTCAACGACCATTTGACGGGTTGCTTCCGCTACCGGGAGCTGACCGGGGCGGCCTGA
- a CDS encoding menaquinone biosynthesis decarboxylase produces the protein MAYKDLQEFLRLLEKKGELRRIKPELSPYLEIAEITDRVSKAVGPALYFENPTGARFPVVTNVFGSYPRMHLSLECENLDALGRRIDDVLEMEKPEGLIEKLKLLPKLAKMAGIFPKTVGGGRCQDVVLTGDDVDLSIMPVLTTWPGDAGPFITLPVVVTRDPVSGKRNVGMYRMQVFDKKTTGMHWHRHKGGAAHYHLAEQRGERLPVAVAIGPDPACTYAATAPLPDDIDEFLFAGFLRQAPVELVQCKTVDLQVPASSQFVLEGYVEPGERRREGPFGDHTGYYSLADDYPVFHVTALTHRKDAVYPATLVGPPPMEDCYMGKATERLFLPLIKKQLPEIVDLSLPLEGVFHNFCFVSIDKRYPGQTRKIMYAIWGLGQMMFTKCIVVVDAGVNVQNTSEVLWRLGNNVDPRRDIVIVDGPLDALDHASPTAFYGGKIGIDATKKGPEEGHMREWPDALAMDPATRARIDALWGELGL, from the coding sequence ATGGCATACAAGGACTTGCAGGAATTTTTGCGGCTTTTGGAGAAAAAGGGCGAACTGCGGCGCATAAAGCCCGAGCTTTCCCCGTATCTGGAGATCGCCGAAATCACGGACCGGGTGTCCAAGGCCGTCGGCCCGGCCCTGTACTTCGAAAACCCCACAGGGGCGCGCTTTCCGGTGGTGACCAACGTGTTCGGGTCCTACCCGCGCATGCACCTGTCGCTCGAATGCGAGAATCTCGACGCCCTGGGCCGGCGCATCGACGACGTGCTGGAGATGGAAAAGCCCGAAGGCCTGATCGAGAAGCTCAAGCTCCTGCCCAAGCTCGCCAAGATGGCCGGCATCTTCCCCAAGACCGTGGGCGGCGGCCGGTGCCAGGACGTGGTCCTGACCGGCGACGACGTGGACCTGTCCATCATGCCGGTCCTGACCACCTGGCCGGGCGACGCCGGGCCCTTTATCACCCTGCCTGTGGTGGTGACCAGGGACCCGGTTTCCGGCAAGCGCAACGTCGGCATGTACCGGATGCAGGTATTCGACAAAAAGACCACGGGCATGCATTGGCACCGCCACAAGGGCGGGGCCGCCCACTACCATCTGGCCGAACAGCGCGGCGAGCGACTTCCCGTGGCCGTGGCCATCGGCCCGGATCCGGCCTGCACCTACGCCGCCACGGCCCCGCTGCCGGACGACATCGACGAATTCCTGTTCGCCGGCTTCCTGCGCCAGGCCCCGGTGGAACTGGTGCAGTGCAAGACCGTGGACTTGCAGGTGCCGGCCTCGAGCCAGTTCGTGCTGGAGGGGTATGTCGAACCCGGTGAACGACGCCGCGAGGGTCCGTTTGGCGACCACACGGGCTACTATTCCCTGGCCGACGATTATCCGGTTTTCCACGTCACGGCGCTGACCCACCGCAAGGACGCCGTCTATCCGGCCACCCTGGTCGGTCCGCCGCCCATGGAGGACTGCTACATGGGCAAGGCGACCGAGCGCCTCTTTTTGCCGCTCATCAAAAAGCAGTTGCCCGAGATCGTGGACTTGAGCCTGCCGCTCGAGGGCGTGTTCCACAACTTCTGTTTCGTCTCCATCGACAAGCGCTATCCCGGCCAGACGCGCAAGATCATGTACGCCATCTGGGGCCTTGGCCAGATGATGTTCACCAAGTGCATCGTGGTGGTCGACGCCGGGGTCAATGTCCAGAACACCTCGGAAGTGCTGTGGCGGCTTGGCAACAACGTGGACCCCAGGCGCGACATCGTGATCGTGGACGGACCCCTCGACGCCCTGGACCACGCCTCGCCCACGGCCTTTTACGGCGGCAAGATCGGCATCGACGCCACGAAAAAAGGCCCCGAGGAAGGACACATGCGCGAATGGCCCGATGCCCTGGCCATGGACCCGGCCACCCGGGCCCGCATCGACGCCCTGTGGGGCGAACTGGGACTCTAG
- a CDS encoding FliA/WhiG family RNA polymerase sigma factor, translated as METSNSSGKSSSSRNNPWLRLESGATQWKDFDARDRQEIVRHYSPKIKIVASRLKAKLPQSVEMGELLSAGAMGLIEALGRFRPELGIKFETYAESRIKGSMLDDLRRMDWFSRGQRHRVRTLEEASRRIENDSGKAATVEQLAEATGLTEREVTQGLEALQNQLCLSLDAITENISSYQKNQLENEPYKSAEFKELVDKLASLIDDLTPREKLVLSLYYGEELNMRETSEVMGITEGRVSQLHSQALARLRQKFKAQYNIEQH; from the coding sequence ATGGAAACATCAAATTCTTCTGGAAAAAGCTCCTCTTCCAGGAACAACCCCTGGCTTAGGCTCGAATCCGGGGCGACGCAGTGGAAAGACTTCGACGCGCGCGATCGGCAGGAGATCGTGCGCCACTACTCGCCCAAGATCAAAATCGTGGCCAGCCGGCTCAAGGCCAAGCTGCCCCAGTCCGTGGAGATGGGAGAGCTTTTAAGCGCCGGAGCCATGGGCCTGATCGAGGCCCTCGGCCGCTTCCGGCCGGAACTCGGCATCAAGTTCGAGACCTATGCCGAGTCCCGGATCAAGGGTTCCATGCTCGACGACCTGCGGCGCATGGACTGGTTTTCCAGGGGCCAGCGGCACCGGGTCCGCACCCTGGAGGAGGCGTCGCGGCGCATCGAAAACGATTCCGGCAAGGCCGCCACCGTGGAACAACTGGCCGAAGCCACGGGTTTGACCGAGCGCGAGGTCACCCAGGGGCTTGAGGCCCTCCAGAACCAGCTGTGCCTGAGCCTTGACGCCATCACGGAAAACATTTCGTCGTACCAGAAGAACCAGCTCGAAAACGAGCCGTACAAATCCGCCGAATTCAAGGAACTGGTCGACAAGCTGGCTTCCCTGATCGACGATTTGACTCCCCGGGAAAAGTTGGTATTGTCGCTTTATTACGGCGAGGAACTGAATATGCGGGAAACCTCCGAGGTCATGGGCATCACCGAAGGGCGGGTGTCGCAACTGCACTCCCAGGCCTTGGCTAGGCTCCGCCAGAAGTTCAAAGCACAATACAACATCGAACAGCATTGA